A DNA window from Calliphora vicina chromosome 1, idCalVici1.1, whole genome shotgun sequence contains the following coding sequences:
- the LOC135953245 gene encoding uncharacterized protein LOC135953245, with translation MAAPNNRFAFDSNNLISFCKRSDMQECKGQSEAILELRMKDLDGRWIKVEKSYEDLMLSDQSQEIKTTAQEQYEVCVDVYYMCMSKILDFIKPNKEPLDPRVSLGSTVPNTSEDVLNTCLKLPPCDTQIFAGSYEEWPPFRDMFTAVYINHPRLTSAEKLYHLRNKTKDTAGAIVKRFPLTDENFNLAWQALKSRYENVRVLVDNQIRNLFNIPLAVVEDSDSLQRIHSSVTDCLSMLETLGVSAKGWDPLLVNLVYSKLPHETLAQWEQSLNACRELPKWSQLSNFLLQRCEIVERISTIKLTKSSFPSHYDAQSRIQTYASQEKLNINCKMCNEEHGLRICPQFRKLSVQERVDFVFKNQCCNNCLSVSHIKTSCKSKNTCLNCGKKHHTLLHMRAVNNSKKSVDQSHNENSQSLQAKASNSQAQIPNSRDNQKPETSNLAKLPPIHSNYATNNTNILLRTALVQIESRGEHFTIRALIDPGSERTFISEKIRKRLSLPYKRSRFEIIGVGGQSQIAEKECDLVLVSQRNKFRFQITAIVLPKVTNKIPSSSFKINDPSNLSDIELADPYFNVSSSIDLILGNDSERYINLDGIKRDVCGSASAYNTVFGWVLSGPVQTKPIFSFSSLVTSTEHSNINDLLRKFWEQEEIPMSPAISSEDEYCEEFYVQTTKRLADGRYMVRLPFRKEFPNEKFLGPSRFMALGQYVRMEQTLSKDLSLSLQYNEVLNEYITLGHMEETTSCEYFLENKCNSFYLPHHAVVRPESKTTKVRVVFNASRKSKSGFSLNDVLYTGPTLQADLMSVILNWRFYRYVFSGDIQKMYRQILIDPIDRPFQRILFQKSPRDPVKDYELKTVTFGINCAPFLAIRTLLQLASDIQDQFPKASTILRHETYVDDILAGGHSIESAIQSQEQLIKSLKSANFNLKKITSNDSRLLKSFPKEDLYDSNFLKFHDSSSTKTLGIRWNALTDSFTYSFEPILKATTITKRQILSSVAKLFDPAGWISPIVIRGKILIQQLWLERIDWDEPVSADSLRTWNELINDLPSVEKIRIPRWIQFTPVDCIQIHGFCDASKMAYCAAVYIRVQTSRTVFTNLLVSKSKVAPLDAITLPRLELSGAVMLAKLTNHTISSLELNQYEVVLWCDSSIVLGWLAKPPATWKEIYVSNRVSKIHKLIPNAKWRHVPTHYNPADLGSRGCRPQDLYSSTEISQKEANSVKIRLIILAQKQWYKYEYSSLSNSESIPKDSSLFTLNPFIDANGVLRVNGRLANAPLSYNERFPIILPRNSHFCELFLAHLHEFLAHGECHLMCRMLQTQFYIPRLKLRIRKLIRYCKTCIIHKRKSCSQIMAALPSERCTLSSPFHTTGIDFAGPFELKNSTLKNASTVKGYVCVFVCFATKAVHLEPCSNLSTAAFQATFARFVGRRGLPHKIVSDNGRNFVGASRAFRKEFLTFLKTVSHDIAQKYLTHGFEWSFIPPHAPHMGGLWEAAVKSFKFHLKRVAGAHRFTFEEFTTVLSRIEGVLNSRPISALSEDPTDLTALTPGHFLRGGPMLAIPEPTVENLSLISRWEKLKAIHHQFAIQWKEDYLKSLHKRYKWKFSEPNLKIDDFVIIIDDILPPNEWRYRNQPPRNPDVHQCQVCYRYHSLRFCRSFLAMNSTKRNQVVRQKQYCLNCLARTHIVRKCESPDKCKKCGLLHHTLLHPTRHPRGKAQHTNIRERIGSRSQVASRTNTKLRGNSQHHQSQAKDKAERQPNQWIISEAIRTLAAVLCTNSTTS, from the exons ATGGCGGCTCCTAACAATCGGTTTGCATTTGATTCCAACAATTTAATATCTTTTTGTAAAAGAAGTGATATGCAAGAATGTAAGGGCCAATCCGAGGCCATTTTAGAGCTCAGGATGAAAGACCTTGACGGTCGATGGATTAAAGTTGAAAAATCTTATGAGGATCTCATGCTATCTGACCAAAGTCAAGAAATAAAAACTACAGCGCAGGAACAGTATGAAGTATGTGTCGATGTTTACTAtatgtgtatgtcaaaaattCTTGATTTTATCAAACCAAATAAAGAACCTTTAGACCCTCGTGTAAGTTTAGGATCAACTGTTCCCAATACATCCGAAGATGTTTTAAATACATGCCTTAAACTTCCACCTTGCGATACTCAAATTTTCGCAGGCAGTTATGAAGAATGGCCCCCGTTTCGGGATATGTTTACAGCAGTATACATTAATCACCCTAGATTAACCTCCGCTGAGAAGCTGTATCATCTCCGTAATAAGACAAAAGACACAGCTGGAGCAATTGTTAAGAGATTTCCCCTGACCGATGAAAATTTTAACCTTGCGTGGCAAGCTTTAAAGTCCCGATATGAGAATGTTAGAGTTTTGGTTGATAACCAAATTCGTAATCTCTTTAATATTCCTTTAGCAGTTGTCGAAGATAGTGACTCTTTACAAAGAATTCACAGTTCTGTCACTGATTGTTTATCAATGTTGGAAACGTTAGGAGTATCTGCTAAGGGTTGGGACCCATTATTGGTTAATTTAGTGTACTCAAAGCTACCACATGAAACTTTAGCTCAGTGGGAACAGTCCCTAAATGCGTGTAGGGAGTTGCCCAAATGGTCCCAACTGAGTAATTTCCTTCTCCAAAGATGTGAAATAGTAGAGAGAATATCAACCATAAAACTCACGAAAAGCTCGTTTCCAAGCCACTACGATGCTCAATCGAGAATTCAAACCTATGCTTCTCAGgaaaaacttaatataaacTGTAAAATGTGCAATGAAGAACACGGTTTAAGAATTTGTCCTCAATTCCGCAAACTTTCAGTTCAAGAACgagttgattttgtttttaaaaatcagtgcTGCAACAATTGCCTTTCAGTTTCTCACATCAAAACCAGctgtaaaagtaaaaatacatgtcTAAATTGTGGGAAAAAGCACCACACTTTGCTTCATATGCGAGCCGTCAACAATTCGAAGAAAAGTGTTGATCAATCGCATAACGAAAATAGTCAATCTCTTCAAGCCAAAGCTTCAAACTCTCAAGCTCAAATTCCCAATTCACGTGATAACCAAAAACCCGAAACTTCCAATTTAGCCAAACTCCCACCAATTCATTCAAATTATGCGACGAACAATACCAACATCTTGCTGCGAACAGCATTAGTTCAGATTGAAAGTAGAGGTGAACACTTTACTATACGAGCACTTATTGACCCAGGTTCAGAAAGAACTTTTATATCAGAAAAGATAAGAAAACGATTAAGTCTTCCCTATAAAAGGtcacgttttgaaattattggaGTTGGAGGTCAGAGTCAAATAGCTGAAAAGGAATGCgatttagttttagtttcacagcgaaataaatttagatttcAAATTACAGCAATAGTTCTCCCCAAAGTTACAAATAAAATTCCTTCGTCCTCTTTCAAAATCAATGATCCGTCAAATCTGTCGGATATTGAATTGGCAGACCCCTATTTTAACGTCTCATCTTCCATTGACCTAATTCTAGGAAATGACAGCGAACGCTATATCAATCTAGATGGAATTAAGAGAGACGTATGTGGCTCTGCTTCAGCCTATAATACAGTTTTCGGCTGGGTTCTCAGTGGGCCTGTACAAACAAAACCCATATTCTCATTTTCCTCTCTAGTTACTTCTACTGAACATTCTAACATTAATGACTTACTACGAAAATTCTGGGAACAAGAGGAAATTCCAATGTCGCCAGCAATATCGTCTGAAGATGAATACTGTGAGGAATTTTATGTTCAAACAACAAAACGTCTTGCAGATGGTCGTTATATGGTACGATTACCATTTAGAAAAGAGTTTCCGAACGAGAAATTTCTAGGCCCCTCAAGATTTATGGCTTTGGGCCAATATGTTAGAATGGAACAAACGTTATCTAAAGATCTCTCACTCAGCTTACAATACAATGAAGTTCTCAACGAGTACATTACGTTAGGTCACATGGAAGAAACTACGTCATGTGAATATTTCTTAGAAAATAAGTGCAATTCCTTTTATCTTCCTCATCACGCTGTAGTTCGTCCAGAGAGTAAAACCACAAAAGTTCGAGTAGTTTTCAACGCGTCTCGTAAATCAAAATCAGGTTTTTCTCTTAATGATGTCCTATATACTGGTCCCACTTTACAAGCAGACTTAATGTCTGTAATCTTAAACTGGCGTTTTTACAGATACGTATTTAGTGGAGATATTCAGAAAATGTACAGGCAAATTCTCATAGACCCTATTGACAGGCCGTTTCAAagaattctttttcaaaaatccccCCGAGATCCTGTTAAAGACTATGAACTCAAAACGGTGACATTCGGAATTAATTGCGCACCTTTTCTCGCCATCCGAACGCTTTTACAGTTAGCCTCTGATATTCAAGATCAATTCCCAAAAGCATCTACAATTTTACGTCATGAAACATATGTAGATGACATCCTAGCTGGAGGTCACTCTATAGAAAGTGCGATTCAATCCCAAGAACAGCTTATAAAATCTCTAAAGTCagcaaatttcaatttaaagaaaattacttCCAATGATTCGCGATTATTAAAATCTTTCCCTAAAGAAGATTTGTATGActctaattttcttaaattccaCGACTCTAGTTCCACGAAAACTCTCGGTATACGTTGGAATGCACTCACTGACTCATTCACCTACTCATTCGAACCTATACTCAAAGCCACCACCATTACAAAGCGCCAAATATTATCCTCGGTTGCTAAACTGTTTGATCCTGCCGGTTGGATTTCCCCGATTGTGATAAGAGGCAAAATTCTCATACAGCAACTTTGGCTAGAAAGGATTGATTGGGACGAGCCTGTAAGTGCAGATTCTCTCCGCACATGGAACgaattaattaacgatttaCCTTCGGTAGAAAAAATCCGAATCCCGCGTTGGATACAGTTCACTCCCGTTGATTGCATCCAAATTCATGGTTTTTGTGATGCCTCCAAGATGGCTTACTGCGCAGCGGTGTATATCAGAGTTCAAACTTCTCGTACAGTTTTTACTAACTTACTAGTATCAAAAAGTAAAGTCGCTCCTCTAGACGCTATAACATTACCAAGATTAGAGTTATCTGGTGCTGTAATGTTAGCTAAGCTTACAAATCATACCATATCCTCCCTGGAGTTGAATCAGTACGAAGTGGTTCTTTGGTGTGACTCTTCCATTGTTCTTGGGTGGTTAGCAAAACCTCCCGCAACTTGGAAAGAAATTTATGTTTCTAACCGCGTCTCTAAAATCCATAAATTGATTCCAAATGCAAAATGGCGTCATGTTCCCACACATTACAACCCCGCTGATTTGGGATCGAGAGGTTGTAGACCTCAAGACTTA TATAGTAGTACTGAAATTAGTCAAAAGGAAGCCAATTCCGTCAAAATTCGATTAATAATTCTAGCTCAAAAACAATGGTACAAATACGAATATTCATCTTTATCTAACTCTGAATCCATACCCAAAGACAGTTCCCTATTTACGTTAAATCCATTTATTGATGCAAACGGTGTTTTACGCGTCAATGGCAGATTAGCAAATGCTCCGTTAAGCTACAATGAGCGATTCCCAATTATTTTACCACGTAACTCACATTTCTGTGAGTTATTTTTAGCTCACTTACATGAATTTTTAGCTCATGGTGAATGCCATCTAATGTGTAGAATGCTACAAACACAATTTTATATACCGCGCCTAAAACTACGCATCCGTAAGCTAATACGGTATTGTAAAACGTGTATAATTCACAAAAGAAAGTCCTGTTCGCAAATTATGGCAGCTCTACCATCCGAGCGATGCACACTTTCATCGCCATTTCACACAACTGGTATAGACTTCGCAGGGCCTTTCGAGCTCAAAAATTCAACGCTCAAAAATGCCTCAACTGTTAAAGGTTACGTATGTGTATTTGTATGTTTCGCTACAAAAGCAGTACACCTAGAGCCTTGCTCCAATTTATCCACAGCTGCGTTTCAAGCAACCTTTGCCAGGTTCGTTGGAAGGAGGGGACTCCCACATAAAATTGTTTCCGATAACGGTCGAAATTTTGTCGGTGCAAGTCGTGCTTTTCGTAAAgagtttttaacatttcttaaaaCTGTATCCCATGATATTGCTCAAAAATATCTCACTCACGGGTTTGAATGGTCTTTTATTCCGCCACACGCCCCTCACATGGGAGGTCTATGGGAGGCAGcagtaaaaagttttaaatttcatttgaaacgAGTTGCCGGTGCGCATCGTTTCACATTCGAAGAATTTACCACCGTGCTATCTCGAATTGAAGGCGTATTAAATTCCAGACCTATTTCAGCCTTATCTGAAGATCCCACAGACCTGACTGCTCTAACCCCAGGACACTTTTTACGCGGTGGTCCCATGCTAGCCATTCCTGAGCCAACAGTTGAAAATCTATCATTGATCTCTCGATGGGAAAAGCTAAAGGCCATCCATCACCAATTTGCAATACAATGGAAAGAAGACTATCTGAAATCTCTCCATAAGagatacaaatggaaattttccGAGCCCAATTTGAAAATAGACGATTTTGTAATCATAATTGATGACATTCTGCCTCCTAACGAGTGGCG ATACCGAAATCAACCACCACGCAACCCCGATGTA